The nucleotide sequence CCCGCCCCCAGGAAGAAGCCATCAAAGTCGTCAGATAGGTCGGATCTCTTAATATGAAGAACCCTAAAATCAGTGGTGGCAGCAAAATCATCAGGACCGCAGTGGCACGGCTACCGGCCGTCGCTGTCCGCAGACGTCCCAGGAACAGTACACGGTCGCGAATGGTTCGTGCCAGGCGTTCCAGAACTTTCACCAGGTCCCCCCCGGTTTCCTGATGGACAATCAACGCCATCGAAAGAATGTTCAAACTGGCGACTCCGGTTCGCTCGTACAGACCGTCCAAAGCTGCCTTCATGGAAACACCCATCTGTAAACGTCGTGATGCTTCCTTGAGTTCATCTCCCAGGGGAGCAGGTGTTTTCTCAGCAACATTGATGAAACAATGTGTCAGACTGCGTCCGGTTTTAGCAGCACGTGCCAGCTCGTCAATCATATCGGACAACTGGTCATTGATCTTATTTTGACGGCGTGACCTGCTGAATATCAGGTACCCGATCGGAGCCATACCCCCTACCATGAAGGCAATCGATGTGGAAAGGAAGTTTTCCTGCAGGATGAATATCAGGCCACCAGCCAGGGTTGCAGTCATCAGGCAGAGAAACAGGATCACCCCCGGGTTGGCATCAAGCCCGGAGTGGATAATCAACTCATCAAAACCGCCATTCAAACGGTTTCCAAGCTGCTTGGAATCGTTGACAGCATACCGATCCTGATCGCGGAGGATATCCGAAAAGTTTTCCATATTTTTGGTGTTAACAGCGGCGTCAGTGGCCATGTTTTATTGCTCCTGTCCATCCTGTTGTTCTGATGGAATATCAGAGAGTTTCAGTTCACGGGCGTGGAACAGATCTTCGCAGTCATCGAAGTTGGTCTGCGTTAACCAGTTCATCGCTACAGGATGATGTCCGGTGGCGTAGAAGGCACCATTGACCTGACCATTTTTCTCTACACTTGTGATCCGAAAGACAAACAGGTCTTCTACCATATATTCGCCATTCTGAAAGCCGATCAGCTCCGAGATACGCATTACTTTACGCTCACCATTCGGGAGGCGGCTGATGTGTACCAGCAGGTGAACCGCAGAGGCGATATACCGCCGGGCAATCGAGTTAGGCAGTTCGGCACCCGACAAGGCAATCATCAGTTCCAGACGGTCCAGCGCGTCACGGGTGTCGTTGGCGTGAACAGTACTCATCGAACCATCGTGACCCGTATTCATCGCCTGCAGCATTTCCAGCACCTCACCACCACGCGATTCCCCGACGATCACCCGGTCAGGACGCATTCGCAGACTGTTTTTCAACAGGTCACGCTGGTTGATTTCTCCCTGGCCTTCGATGTTGGAAGGACGTGCTTCCAGTGAAACGACGTCGGGCTGCTGGAGTTGCAGTTCCGCGGTCTGTTCAATGGTCACAATTCGTTCTTTGGCAGAAATGTACCGACTCAGGTTATTCAACAAAGTCGTTTTACCGGCACCGGTACCACCACTGATCAGAATATTCAGGCGACCATGAACGGCCATCTCAAGAAATCGAGCCATGTCCGGCGCCAGTGATCGTTTTTTGACCATGTCGTCAAATAACAAAGCCTGGGTGCGGAAACGACGAATGGAAAGTGTAGGGCCTTTCAATGCCAGGGGAGGAATCACCGCGTTCAGACGGGAGCCATCCGGAAGCTTGGCGTCGACCATCGGCGAAACTTCATCGATACGACGACCGGCGCGTCCGACCAGTCGATGGATGAGCTGCAATAAGTGTTCATCGTCAGCAAAACTGATATCGGTTTCTTCCAGCAGACCATTGCGTTCGATGAATACCCGGTCGGCTCCGTTGACCAGCACATCGCTGATTTCCGGATCGTTCATTAATGGCTCCAGGGGACCGAACCCATAGATTTCATCAAGAATTTCCCGGACCATGATATCCCGGTTAGTCTGATCGAGGGCGATATCCTGCTGCATACAAAGATGTTCTGCCAGTCCACGCAGCTTGATACGCAGATCTTCTTCAGGCAGTTCTCCCGCCTTGGAAAAATCGATGGCGTCCACCATCTGGTGGTGCAGTTTGGTCTTGAGCCTCTGGAAGGCTTTTTTGGCATCAGCAGTCGGACTGACTACGGTTGTTTCACTTTGTAATACCATGGAAATCTCCACCCTTAACGGGTCAGATAAAGCTTGTAAATGTATTTATTGGTTACTGGTTTTAATGGGTCTGCAGTCTGTTGCAGATTCGGTTTTGAATGGTCAGCAGACGGATCTGATTCCGGCTGGGTCAGAATCACAGTACGTGTTGTCAGTACCCCCGGTTGCAGGATAATTTTTGTTGTCTGATTATCGTCCCTCTGGACCGCCATGATTCGTCCTGCAACCAGATTTGTGCAGTCTGCCGTTCCGTCGTATTTCTGACCGGAAGCGGTTACCTGGTCATATAAAAAACAGATGCGACACTGACCGGTCATTTCCTCGAAGGCATCCTGTTCTGCATTTTCCAGGTCAGGGCTGCAGTGCAGGGGGAGCGGGGTTCCGTTAAACAGCAGTTCCCCGTGAAAGTGTTTCAAATCTTTTCGGGTGAGCCCTGATCTGATCTGTCGAACCACCGGTTCCGATTTCAAATCAGAACCGAAATCCAGCAGTTGCATGTTTGCATCCGTGATTTCACCCCGTCGCGGTTTACTGGTTAGAATGATTTCCGGGATGCCATCCGAACCACGACTGACGGTTTTTGTTTCAGGGTCGAACCGATACTCGTCTTTACCGCGTTTCTGGTTGATTTGAAGTTCCCAGGTTTCGGTATGCTTGCCTGTCGGATCGATCTTTAAAATGGCCAGGGGATAAGCGGGGACAGGAACATTTTCAAAGGGCCGAACTCCCAGGATATGATTGTCCAGGGTTGCTTCAATTTGTGCGCCGATTCTGCCTGG is from Gimesia maris and encodes:
- a CDS encoding type II secretion system F family protein, which codes for MATDAAVNTKNMENFSDILRDQDRYAVNDSKQLGNRLNGGFDELIIHSGLDANPGVILFLCLMTATLAGGLIFILQENFLSTSIAFMVGGMAPIGYLIFSRSRRQNKINDQLSDMIDELARAAKTGRSLTHCFINVAEKTPAPLGDELKEASRRLQMGVSMKAALDGLYERTGVASLNILSMALIVHQETGGDLVKVLERLARTIRDRVLFLGRLRTATAGSRATAVLMILLPPLILGFFILRDPTYLTTLMASSWGRGATFTAIALQVIGSLWVLRVLKTSQRS
- a CDS encoding CpaF family protein, which translates into the protein MVLQSETTVVSPTADAKKAFQRLKTKLHHQMVDAIDFSKAGELPEEDLRIKLRGLAEHLCMQQDIALDQTNRDIMVREILDEIYGFGPLEPLMNDPEISDVLVNGADRVFIERNGLLEETDISFADDEHLLQLIHRLVGRAGRRIDEVSPMVDAKLPDGSRLNAVIPPLALKGPTLSIRRFRTQALLFDDMVKKRSLAPDMARFLEMAVHGRLNILISGGTGAGKTTLLNNLSRYISAKERIVTIEQTAELQLQQPDVVSLEARPSNIEGQGEINQRDLLKNSLRMRPDRVIVGESRGGEVLEMLQAMNTGHDGSMSTVHANDTRDALDRLELMIALSGAELPNSIARRYIASAVHLLVHISRLPNGERKVMRISELIGFQNGEYMVEDLFVFRITSVEKNGQVNGAFYATGHHPVAMNWLTQTNFDDCEDLFHARELKLSDIPSEQQDGQEQ